TCTTGGGTGGAGAAGACCAAGACACTATGTCTGGTGGTGCAGATAATGACACCCTCTATGGCGGTCAAGCCAATGACCTTGTAGATGGAAATGAGGGCAATGATATCCTATTCGGA
This DNA window, taken from Planktothrix serta PCC 8927, encodes the following:
- a CDS encoding calcium-binding protein, whose product is FGGQNDDSLQGGDGKDTLFGDIGSDILEGNAGDDLLLGGEDQDTMSGGADNDTLYGGQANDLVDGNEGNDILFG